Genomic segment of Candidatus Aminicenantes bacterium:
TGCGCACCTTCCGCTGCCGACTGCGGCAGGTGCCCGGGACCTTGGGCCGCTTCCTCTCCCGCCTGGGCGAGGCCGGCGGCGATGTCGGCGAGATCCGCGTCCTGCGCCAGGGCATCGGCCAGGTCGAGCGCGATATCGTCGTCTTCGCCGACTCGCCGGCCCACATGGACCGGCTCATCGCCCTGGCCGGCGGCGTCGCCGACGTCGAGCTTCTCGAAGTCCGCGACGACGTACTGGAGATGCACCAGGGCGGCAAGATCGCCATCCGGAGCCGCTACAAGATCGACAGCCTGGAGGTCTTGCGCAAGGTCTACACGCCCGGTGTGGCCGAAGTTTGTCTCAAGATCAAAGAGGACCCCTCCCTGGCCCGCCGCTACACCTGCATCCGCCACTTTGTGGCCATCGTCACCGACGGGACCGCCGTGCTCGGCCTGGGCGACATCGGGCCGCAGGCGGCCATGCCGGTCATGGAAGGCAAGGCCAGCCTGATGGAGACGCTGTGCGGCCTGTCGGGCGTGCCCATCCTTCTCTCGACCAAAGACGTCGACCAGATCGTCGAGGCGGTGGTCGCCATCGCCCCCACCTTCAGCGCCATCCAGCTCGAAGACATCTCCGCCCCGCGCTGCTTCGAGATCGAGCGTCGCATCCAGGAGCGGGTGGATATCCCGG
This window contains:
- a CDS encoding NAD-dependent malic enzyme; translation: MRTFRCRLRQVPGTLGRFLSRLGEAGGDVGEIRVLRQGIGQVERDIVVFADSPAHMDRLIALAGGVADVELLEVRDDVLEMHQGGKIAIRSRYKIDSLEVLRKVYTPGVAEVCLKIKEDPSLARRYTCIRHFVAIVTDGTAVLGLGDIGPQAAMPVMEGKASLMETLCGLSGVPILLSTKDVDQIVEAVVAIAPTFSAIQLEDISAPRCFEIERRIQERVDIPVMHDDQHGTACVVTAALLNAEKVAARRPLADSRIGVIGLGAAGMAISKMLMFLTGRPVAGADLAADALDRLAKAGGRPAGLAEIMASSDVIVAVTGAAGLIKPDMVRPGQIILALSNPAPEIEPDAARQAGAAFAADGKSVNNVLGFPGIFRGAVDANVRQITQDMLLAAARAIADTARPGEIVPSPLERTLHPKVARAVARVALEKGLNRDDLTGYFDD